The following proteins are encoded in a genomic region of Thermococcus pacificus:
- a CDS encoding isoprenylcysteine carboxylmethyltransferase family protein, which yields MKFWGIVPKVAVLSAPYAAAAFYLNGRFNATSIQLVKPGIFLMAIGVVLWLLCYLEVSRAHARGELLTTGCYSMVRHPIYSIWGFLILPGFSLVVGGFMLALPIVY from the coding sequence ATGAAGTTCTGGGGAATTGTGCCAAAGGTAGCTGTTCTCTCCGCCCCGTACGCGGCGGCCGCTTTTTATTTAAACGGCCGATTTAACGCGACTTCTATTCAGCTTGTTAAGCCGGGTATCTTCCTGATGGCAATCGGCGTAGTCCTGTGGCTTCTCTGCTACCTGGAAGTTTCAAGGGCCCACGCGAGGGGCGAACTCCTGACCACGGGGTGCTACTCAATGGTCAGACACCCGATATACTCGATCTGGGGCTTCCTAATCCTTCCCGGCTTCTCGCTCGTAGTCGGTGGCTTTATGCTCGCTCTCCCAATCGTCTATTGA
- a CDS encoding Rossmann-like domain-containing protein, with translation MLLSRIKKEALKLAEGLELVDFGFALPYTWVLAEGPEGKALGVAMTLPEEVQRYRNSISEPSLKAFIERADSLNAIERTLGLAAINAVSQYHIDLSNAEWVDVLELLSEDAGRVALIGNMPPLAKKLRERDFEVFVFERNAKLWDRDTYSDALEYHLLPEMDAVIASASCLVNGTIDMLLERAKRARLFVLTGPTGQLLPEFLKGTGVTHLAAMKVVDIEKALLGLKLGSFRGFEEGNRKYVVEV, from the coding sequence ATGCTGCTCTCAAGGATAAAGAAAGAGGCCCTGAAACTGGCCGAGGGACTTGAGCTGGTGGATTTCGGCTTCGCACTGCCCTACACGTGGGTTTTGGCTGAAGGCCCAGAAGGAAAAGCCTTGGGAGTTGCGATGACCCTTCCAGAGGAAGTGCAGAGATACAGGAACTCGATAAGCGAGCCTTCCCTCAAAGCGTTCATCGAGAGGGCCGACAGCCTGAACGCCATCGAGCGCACTTTGGGATTGGCAGCAATCAACGCGGTCTCGCAGTACCACATAGACCTTAGCAACGCCGAGTGGGTTGACGTGCTTGAGCTTCTGTCGGAAGATGCTGGCAGAGTGGCTTTGATAGGCAACATGCCACCGCTCGCAAAGAAACTGCGCGAGAGGGACTTTGAAGTCTTCGTCTTCGAGAGGAACGCCAAGCTCTGGGACAGGGACACCTACAGCGATGCCCTTGAGTACCACCTCCTTCCCGAGATGGACGCCGTTATAGCGAGCGCGAGCTGTCTTGTTAACGGCACAATAGACATGCTCCTCGAGAGGGCTAAGAGGGCGAGGCTCTTCGTGCTGACGGGCCCGACGGGCCAGCTTTTGCCAGAGTTTTTGAAGGGCACTGGGGTAACGCACCTCGCCGCTATGAAGGTGGTTGATATCGAAAAGGCCCTTTTGGGCTTGAAGCTAGGCTCCTTCAGGGGATTTGAAGAGGGGAACAGGAAGTATGTTGTGGAGGTCTAA
- a CDS encoding class I SAM-dependent methyltransferase: MVMPKVEPFEKHRDRYENWFERHRYAYLSELEAVRTLLPKEGKGAEIGVGTGRFAAPLGIKLGVEPSKAMAEIARKRGIEVIEGVAENLPFTDESLDYLLMVTTICFVDDPEKALREAYRVLKPSGALIIGFVDRNSLIGRYYEEHRGESVFYRDARFFSTEELLELLKKVGFRKFEIVQTLFHRLDEIKEVEPAKPGYGEGSFVVIKAVK, translated from the coding sequence ATGGTAATGCCCAAGGTGGAGCCCTTCGAGAAGCACCGCGACCGCTATGAGAACTGGTTTGAGAGGCACCGCTATGCTTACCTCTCGGAGCTTGAAGCCGTCAGGACGCTTTTGCCAAAGGAGGGAAAAGGAGCCGAGATAGGCGTGGGGACTGGTCGCTTTGCGGCACCGCTCGGAATAAAGCTTGGAGTCGAGCCCTCCAAAGCGATGGCAGAGATAGCGAGGAAGCGAGGCATAGAGGTCATTGAAGGCGTTGCGGAAAACCTTCCTTTTACCGATGAGAGCCTTGACTACCTTCTGATGGTCACGACGATTTGCTTCGTTGACGACCCCGAAAAGGCCCTGCGCGAGGCCTACCGCGTGCTGAAACCGAGTGGGGCCCTAATAATAGGCTTCGTTGATAGAAACAGCCTGATAGGAAGATACTACGAAGAGCACAGGGGGGAGAGCGTCTTTTACAGGGACGCGAGGTTCTTTTCTACGGAAGAACTCCTCGAACTGCTCAAAAAGGTTGGATTTAGAAAGTTTGAGATCGTTCAGACTCTCTTCCACAGGCTTGACGAGATAAAAGAAGTAGAACCCGCTAAGCCCGGCTACGGTGAGGGGAGCTTTGTGGTTATAAAGGCCGTGAAGTGA
- a CDS encoding radical SAM protein: MIAFGPVPSRRLGKSLGVNNIPDKVCSFACVYCQIGKTIRMELERRPFYEPELIFKEVRKKVEEARERGERIDYITFVPDGEPTLDANLGREAELLKTLGIPLAILTNSSLIWREDVREDLLKFDFVSLKVDAVSENLWRRIDRPHKSLSLERILEGMLEFRKTFRGKVVTETMLIDGIDYGNEFEEIAEFLAELKPDVAYIAIPTRPPAEGWVKPAGEDVINHAFQTFVEKLGEDRVEYLIGYEGNAFAFTGNVENDLLSITSVHPMREDAVDEFLRKANADWSVVERLLREGKLIELEYNGKKFYMRRLKSRE; the protein is encoded by the coding sequence ATGATAGCCTTTGGGCCAGTTCCTTCGAGAAGGCTCGGGAAGAGCCTTGGGGTAAACAACATTCCCGATAAGGTCTGCTCCTTCGCCTGCGTCTACTGCCAGATTGGAAAGACCATAAGGATGGAACTTGAGAGGAGGCCCTTTTACGAGCCTGAGCTAATATTTAAGGAGGTCAGAAAGAAAGTCGAAGAGGCCAGAGAACGGGGCGAGAGGATAGATTACATAACCTTCGTCCCCGATGGTGAACCGACGCTTGACGCAAACCTCGGAAGGGAGGCCGAGCTGTTGAAAACGCTCGGAATTCCGCTCGCGATACTCACCAACTCCTCCCTGATCTGGCGCGAGGACGTGAGGGAAGACCTCCTCAAGTTCGACTTTGTTTCCCTCAAGGTCGATGCCGTCAGCGAGAACCTATGGCGGAGAATCGACAGACCCCACAAGAGCCTGAGCCTTGAGAGAATCCTCGAGGGAATGCTTGAGTTCAGGAAGACCTTCAGGGGGAAAGTGGTCACCGAAACAATGCTGATTGATGGTATAGACTACGGCAACGAGTTTGAGGAAATAGCGGAATTCTTAGCTGAACTTAAGCCCGATGTTGCTTATATAGCGATCCCGACAAGGCCCCCGGCCGAGGGGTGGGTTAAACCTGCTGGGGAAGATGTGATAAACCATGCCTTCCAGACCTTTGTCGAGAAGCTTGGAGAAGACCGCGTTGAGTACCTGATAGGCTATGAAGGCAACGCCTTCGCCTTCACCGGCAACGTTGAGAATGATTTATTGAGCATCACCTCGGTTCACCCGATGAGGGAAGACGCCGTTGATGAGTTTCTCCGAAAAGCCAACGCCGACTGGAGCGTTGTTGAGAGGCTTTTAAGGGAAGGAAAGCTCATAGAGCTCGAATACAACGGGAAGAAGTTCTATATGAGACGGCTGAAGAGCAGGGAGTAG
- a CDS encoding NifB/NifX family molybdenum-iron cluster-binding protein, which produces MRIAIPTNGGGLNDTVAPVFARAPAFYIADVDENGNVISEKVIQNGAAMAGGGAGPMAVQTLINEGVEAIVAPQVGPNALGAIQAAGIRLYQVAPGTPVEEAIKAVTSGSVGQFTAPTPAAPVVPSTPTTPAPAYGPYPTAPAYPPYPAYGYGPRGRGRGGRGRGWGRGWGRGGRGWGARLGYCPWTGQPSRRAWLARFFGWW; this is translated from the coding sequence ATGAGGATCGCAATCCCAACCAACGGTGGGGGACTTAACGACACGGTTGCGCCCGTGTTCGCGCGCGCTCCTGCGTTTTACATAGCGGACGTTGACGAGAATGGAAACGTAATCAGCGAGAAGGTCATCCAGAACGGAGCGGCCATGGCCGGCGGTGGAGCCGGCCCGATGGCGGTTCAGACACTCATCAACGAGGGAGTTGAGGCTATAGTGGCACCACAGGTCGGCCCGAACGCCCTTGGAGCCATACAGGCCGCGGGCATAAGGCTCTACCAGGTTGCACCCGGAACGCCTGTTGAGGAAGCCATAAAGGCCGTCACCAGCGGAAGCGTTGGACAGTTCACGGCGCCAACACCGGCCGCACCCGTTGTCCCATCAACCCCAACGACTCCAGCTCCAGCGTACGGCCCGTATCCAACTGCGCCGGCTTACCCGCCATACCCGGCCTATGGCTACGGCCCCAGAGGCCGCGGAAGAGGTGGAAGAGGCCGCGGCTGGGGCCGTGGATGGGGCAGAGGTGGCAGAGGCTGGGGAGCGAGGCTCGGCTACTGCCCGTGGACCGGCCAGCCAAGCAGGAGGGCCTGGCTCGCCAGGTTCTTCGGCTGGTGGTGA
- a CDS encoding NifB/NifX family molybdenum-iron cluster-binding protein has product MRIIVSTVNGGLDDRVNPAFGRTPTFTIVDVENGEIVNVQVLPNPGYSQPRGAGVTAAQFAIDQGADVVIAGQFGPNSYGVLQAAGIRMVSAPANMTVREAVEAFLRGELSGPVMGPEGGGMGRGRGAGGGMGRGHGRGRGGW; this is encoded by the coding sequence ATGAGGATAATCGTTTCAACCGTTAATGGGGGTCTCGACGATAGGGTGAACCCAGCGTTCGGGAGGACCCCAACCTTCACGATAGTCGATGTCGAGAACGGGGAGATAGTGAACGTCCAGGTGCTCCCCAACCCCGGCTACTCCCAACCAAGGGGCGCCGGAGTTACAGCGGCCCAGTTCGCCATCGATCAGGGCGCAGATGTTGTCATAGCAGGCCAGTTCGGCCCCAACTCCTACGGCGTCCTCCAGGCGGCCGGGATAAGGATGGTCTCCGCGCCGGCAAACATGACCGTCCGCGAGGCCGTTGAGGCCTTCCTCCGCGGAGAGCTTTCAGGCCCGGTCATGGGTCCCGAAGGTGGTGGAATGGGCCGCGGAAGAGGAGCCGGCGGTGGAATGGGAAGAGGCCACGGTAGAGGCAGGGGCGGCTGGTAA
- a CDS encoding antibiotic biosynthesis monooxygenase, whose product MAIMRLWHGRVPREKGDAYERFLIERAVPDYSSVDGLLKLYFTRRDEEKETHFLLVTIWDSWESIKKFAGENPELAKYYPEDDDFLIEKEKYVQHYEIFYEK is encoded by the coding sequence ATGGCGATTATGAGGCTCTGGCACGGGAGGGTGCCGAGGGAGAAGGGCGACGCATACGAGCGCTTTTTGATAGAGAGGGCCGTTCCCGACTACAGCTCCGTTGATGGCCTTCTAAAGCTCTACTTCACAAGGCGGGACGAGGAAAAGGAGACCCACTTCCTCCTGGTGACCATATGGGACTCGTGGGAGTCAATCAAGAAGTTCGCTGGCGAGAACCCCGAGCTGGCCAAATACTACCCCGAGGACGACGACTTCCTCATCGAAAAGGAAAAGTACGTCCAGCACTACGAGATCTTCTACGAGAAGTGA
- a CDS encoding DUF998 domain-containing protein, with amino-acid sequence MRRSQFWAGLIAPLIAYSGILTAIYVNRSWWRLTDNAISDLGKVGLQHNWLLNVPLVLTAVLAIYYAAGLLEKARNKVEKIGIWVFIAGFVFLALIGIFPEGTSPHYYVSWGFFLTASLGLLIAGVGMGLAGEREMLYFTVALFVLAWILTIWAMRTFKGVAIPEFIGAIAITVWHYAILLKIKPDQ; translated from the coding sequence ATGAGACGATCCCAGTTCTGGGCGGGGCTAATTGCACCTTTGATTGCCTACTCAGGAATACTAACCGCGATATACGTCAACCGCTCTTGGTGGAGGCTTACCGACAACGCGATAAGCGACCTCGGAAAGGTTGGCCTCCAGCACAACTGGCTCCTCAACGTCCCACTGGTCCTTACGGCCGTTCTAGCCATTTACTACGCGGCGGGACTGCTTGAAAAGGCCAGAAACAAAGTAGAAAAGATTGGGATATGGGTCTTTATAGCGGGCTTCGTTTTCCTGGCCCTGATAGGCATCTTCCCGGAGGGAACTTCGCCGCACTACTACGTCAGCTGGGGCTTCTTTCTGACGGCGAGCCTTGGGCTGCTTATAGCGGGTGTAGGAATGGGTCTCGCCGGAGAAAGGGAAATGCTCTACTTTACGGTGGCTCTCTTCGTCCTGGCTTGGATTCTCACCATCTGGGCGATGAGGACCTTCAAAGGGGTCGCCATCCCTGAGTTCATTGGAGCTATTGCAATAACGGTCTGGCACTATGCTATACTTCTAAAGATCAAGCCCGACCAATAG
- a CDS encoding PPC domain-containing DNA-binding protein, whose protein sequence is MEFKPGKVFLMRAPEGVDLLEFVNSFAEKNGINTAIVKGIGSLRNPVVGYYSEETKSYKKIELVGTFELLTLLGNISIKDGKPFAHLHVTLGNANGDVFGGHLIKGAVFVAEVFIQELLGEPLERKKQENGLVLWDSEGI, encoded by the coding sequence ATGGAGTTCAAGCCGGGTAAAGTCTTCCTGATGAGGGCCCCTGAAGGTGTTGACCTGCTTGAGTTTGTGAACAGTTTTGCCGAAAAGAATGGGATAAACACGGCAATTGTCAAGGGCATTGGCTCGCTTAGGAACCCTGTCGTCGGTTATTACTCTGAGGAGACCAAATCCTACAAGAAAATAGAGCTCGTTGGAACGTTCGAACTGCTAACCCTACTCGGAAACATAAGCATTAAGGACGGCAAGCCCTTCGCACACCTCCACGTTACCCTCGGGAACGCAAACGGCGACGTCTTCGGTGGACACCTCATAAAGGGAGCGGTATTTGTGGCGGAGGTCTTTATCCAGGAGCTTCTTGGAGAACCCCTGGAGCGGAAAAAACAGGAAAATGGGCTGGTGCTGTGGGACTCTGAGGGAATCTGA
- a CDS encoding 6-pyruvoyl trahydropterin synthase family protein encodes MAFRISERKIGWHKDFDSSHFLALPYESKCLRIHGHTYNVDVEIWGDLNENGMIFDFNHLSNLVKLLDHRILVSENWVAESGGGRLVIEKNGKRIELPENEAVVLNKPNVTAEYIAEWFAEKIAEKAGDNVRKIRVKVWEDPRSYAEVALERS; translated from the coding sequence ATGGCGTTTAGAATCTCCGAGAGAAAGATAGGCTGGCACAAGGACTTTGACAGCTCACACTTTCTTGCCCTGCCCTACGAGAGCAAGTGCCTCAGGATCCACGGCCACACCTACAACGTTGACGTGGAGATATGGGGCGACCTGAACGAAAACGGCATGATATTCGACTTCAACCACCTCAGCAACCTCGTGAAGCTCCTCGACCACAGGATCCTTGTGAGTGAGAACTGGGTGGCGGAGAGCGGGGGCGGAAGGCTCGTCATCGAGAAGAACGGGAAGAGGATAGAACTCCCTGAAAACGAGGCGGTAGTTCTCAACAAGCCAAACGTTACAGCTGAATACATAGCCGAGTGGTTCGCGGAGAAGATAGCCGAGAAAGCAGGGGACAACGTAAGAAAGATAAGGGTTAAGGTATGGGAGGACCCGAGGAGCTATGCTGAAGTAGCCCTGGAAAGGTCTTAA
- a CDS encoding DUF134 domain-containing protein translates to MPRGMGQGWGRGRGRKRKMRMIGFIPQVRHFYPALPPLGQPKPPIFMTYEEFEALRLVDYEGLTQEEAAKRMGVSRGTVWRALSSARKKVAQMIVEGRELVILPQGNEVLKETTNDGK, encoded by the coding sequence ATGCCAAGGGGAATGGGACAGGGCTGGGGCCGCGGAAGGGGCAGAAAAAGGAAGATGAGGATGATAGGCTTCATTCCTCAGGTTAGGCATTTCTATCCAGCACTGCCGCCCCTCGGACAGCCGAAGCCACCCATCTTCATGACGTACGAGGAGTTTGAGGCCCTTAGACTTGTCGATTACGAGGGTTTAACCCAGGAAGAGGCGGCAAAGAGGATGGGAGTCTCACGCGGCACCGTATGGAGGGCCCTCAGCTCCGCCAGAAAGAAAGTGGCCCAAATGATCGTCGAAGGCAGGGAGCTCGTGATCCTCCCGCAGGGCAACGAGGTTCTCAAGGAGACCACAAACGACGGGAAATGA
- the purB gene encoding adenylosuccinate lyase: MAVHPIDYRYGSEEMRRIWDEENKLQKLLDVEAALARAHAKLGNIPEESARVISERANTEWVKLERVKEIEAEIHHDIMAVVKALSEVCGEHGKYVHLGATSNDIIDTANALLIKESLEIVERDLKELRSVLKKLAKEHKYTVCIGRTHGQHAVPTTYGMKFAIWLDEVQRHIDRLNELKERVLVGQMSGAVGTMASFGEKGLEIQRLVMEDLGLKPARISNQIIQRDVYAELMAFLALVASTLDKIALEIRNLQRTEILEVSEPFGEKQVGSSTMPHKRNPIRSEKVSGLARVLYSNVIPALLNNPLWHERDLTNSSVERVILPESFVLIDEMLKNTIKVLSGLEFFPENIERNLYMTNNLIMAEPLMLKLAEKGMGRQEAHELVRRLAMKAFREGRDLLEVVKESEEVRKFLSDDDIASLKPENYIGLAPQIVDSVIAFIEGKEREEDS, encoded by the coding sequence ATGGCCGTTCATCCGATTGACTACCGCTACGGAAGCGAAGAGATGCGCCGCATATGGGACGAGGAGAACAAACTCCAGAAGCTTCTCGACGTTGAGGCGGCTTTAGCGAGAGCCCACGCAAAGCTCGGTAACATCCCGGAGGAGAGCGCCCGCGTCATCTCCGAGAGGGCTAACACGGAGTGGGTCAAACTTGAGCGTGTCAAGGAGATAGAGGCCGAGATACACCACGACATAATGGCAGTCGTCAAAGCTTTAAGCGAGGTCTGTGGCGAGCACGGGAAGTACGTCCACCTCGGCGCCACCTCAAACGACATAATAGACACCGCCAACGCACTCCTCATAAAGGAGAGCCTTGAAATAGTCGAGAGGGACTTGAAAGAACTCCGCTCCGTTCTGAAAAAACTCGCAAAGGAGCACAAGTACACCGTCTGCATTGGCAGAACCCACGGACAGCACGCCGTTCCGACCACTTATGGAATGAAGTTCGCAATATGGCTCGACGAGGTTCAGAGGCACATCGACAGGCTCAACGAACTCAAGGAGAGAGTTCTCGTAGGCCAGATGAGTGGCGCAGTCGGAACTATGGCGAGCTTCGGGGAGAAGGGACTCGAGATACAAAGACTGGTCATGGAAGACCTCGGACTCAAGCCAGCGAGGATAAGCAACCAGATAATCCAGAGGGACGTTTACGCAGAGCTGATGGCCTTCCTGGCCCTCGTCGCTTCCACCCTCGACAAGATCGCCCTCGAAATTAGAAACCTCCAGAGAACTGAAATCCTGGAGGTCAGTGAGCCCTTTGGTGAGAAGCAGGTAGGCTCCTCAACGATGCCCCACAAGAGGAACCCCATAAGGAGCGAGAAGGTGAGTGGCCTTGCCAGAGTCCTCTATTCCAACGTGATCCCCGCTTTGCTGAACAACCCGCTCTGGCATGAGAGGGACTTGACCAATTCCTCTGTTGAGAGAGTTATCCTTCCTGAGAGCTTCGTTCTCATTGACGAGATGCTGAAGAACACCATAAAGGTTCTTAGCGGCCTTGAGTTCTTCCCCGAGAACATAGAGCGCAACCTTTACATGACGAACAACCTGATAATGGCCGAACCACTGATGCTCAAGCTCGCTGAGAAGGGCATGGGGAGGCAGGAGGCGCATGAACTCGTGAGGAGATTAGCTATGAAGGCCTTCCGCGAGGGGAGGGACCTCCTCGAGGTCGTAAAGGAGAGCGAGGAAGTTAGGAAGTTCCTCAGCGATGATGATATAGCCTCCCTAAAGCCTGAGAACTACATTGGGCTGGCGCCGCAGATAGTGGATAGTGTAATTGCTTTCATAGAGGGGAAAGAGCGCGAAGAAGATAGTTAA
- the albA gene encoding DNA-binding protein Alba has translation MAEEHVVYIGKKPVMNYVLAVITQFNEGAKEVTVKARGRAISRAVDVAEIVRNRFLPEVRVKEIKIGTEELPTADGRTANTSTIEIVLEKP, from the coding sequence ATGGCTGAGGAGCACGTTGTCTACATCGGAAAGAAGCCGGTTATGAACTACGTCCTGGCCGTTATAACCCAGTTCAACGAGGGTGCCAAGGAGGTCACCGTGAAGGCTCGCGGTAGGGCTATCAGCAGGGCCGTTGACGTCGCCGAGATCGTCAGGAACAGGTTCCTCCCAGAGGTCAGGGTCAAGGAGATCAAGATCGGCACCGAGGAGCTTCCGACTGCCGATGGCAGGACCGCCAACACCTCGACCATCGAGATCGTTCTCGAGAAGCCGTGA
- a CDS encoding ArsR/SmtB family transcription factor, giving the protein MDYETIDIHDERAKELAQILVNDKAIAILHLIEERALSISEISRELNLPISTVSYHIDRMLNVGLVEVAGKKYGKRLQEVKLYRASNKPILLIPRKSMAKVKKKTIMGFEKLHVISLGLAGLVAAGVYAAARGILAPMSGGSPEEVSSSAGNITIMSTPERAIVPTATNTSTSAIFQSTSETLSSASSHPIVWAHPTIMSAGLAVVAFILTFLLVSYILKRRG; this is encoded by the coding sequence TTGGACTACGAAACAATAGATATACACGACGAGAGGGCGAAAGAACTCGCCCAGATTCTAGTGAACGACAAGGCAATAGCTATACTCCATCTCATAGAGGAGCGCGCGCTCTCGATAAGCGAGATCTCCCGGGAACTGAACCTGCCGATTTCTACCGTTTCGTACCATATAGACAGGATGCTCAACGTGGGGCTCGTTGAGGTGGCAGGCAAGAAGTACGGGAAAAGGCTCCAAGAGGTCAAGCTCTACAGGGCGTCAAACAAGCCCATTCTTCTGATTCCCCGGAAAAGCATGGCCAAAGTCAAGAAGAAAACCATTATGGGCTTTGAGAAGCTGCACGTCATAAGCCTTGGACTGGCCGGTCTGGTTGCGGCGGGAGTTTACGCGGCCGCGAGGGGGATCTTGGCCCCAATGAGTGGCGGCTCGCCCGAGGAGGTGTCTTCTTCTGCGGGCAACATTACCATAATGTCGACTCCAGAGAGAGCCATCGTTCCAACGGCAACCAACACGAGTACCTCTGCAATCTTCCAGTCCACCAGTGAAACGCTGAGTTCAGCCTCGTCCCATCCAATCGTATGGGCCCATCCGACCATTATGTCAGCAGGTCTGGCCGTTGTGGCCTTCATCTTAACGTTTCTCCTTGTTTCGTACATTTTGAAGCGCCGGGGATGA
- a CDS encoding CBS domain-containing protein, with translation MAPRIAVGQVVKRKAVIVKPDDTVHRVARILSRNKVGSAVVVKDDEIVGIITDRDILDKVVARGRDPKTVKVEEVMTKNPITIEDDYEVQDAIDKMMDKGIRRLLVTRLGKPVGFVTAADLLAALNTYNHEEEEESEGETEVYGICEICGQYGPLYKVYIEGGEKWICESCKDSLNL, from the coding sequence ATGGCACCGAGAATAGCCGTGGGTCAAGTGGTTAAAAGGAAGGCAGTGATCGTCAAGCCGGACGATACAGTTCACAGGGTTGCCAGGATTCTCTCACGAAACAAGGTGGGCAGTGCGGTCGTCGTTAAAGACGACGAGATTGTTGGAATAATAACAGACAGAGACATCCTCGACAAGGTTGTGGCCAGGGGAAGGGACCCCAAGACCGTCAAAGTAGAGGAAGTCATGACCAAAAACCCGATAACCATCGAGGATGACTACGAGGTTCAGGACGCCATCGACAAGATGATGGATAAGGGCATTAGGAGGCTCCTCGTTACCAGACTAGGAAAGCCCGTCGGATTCGTGACTGCGGCTGATCTGCTGGCAGCGCTTAACACGTACAACCACGAGGAAGAGGAGGAAAGCGAGGGGGAGACCGAGGTCTACGGCATCTGCGAGATCTGCGGGCAGTACGGACCTCTCTACAAGGTTTACATCGAGGGAGGAGAAAAGTGGATATGCGAGAGCTGCAAGGATTCACTCAACCTCTGA
- a CDS encoding NTPase codes for MVLRIFVTGPAGVGKTTLVERVAKEVDRWGYIVGGMITQEVRRGGRRVGFKIITLDTGEEGTLASIRGTSHLPGVPFGKYVVHVDEIERVAVPAIKRALVEADLIVIDEIGPMEYKSDEFARVVGEVLKSEKPLLAVVHRKMVDKFRPLGEIHALSFENRNAEFGIILDRIMKELKGIRG; via the coding sequence ATGGTGCTGAGGATATTCGTGACCGGCCCCGCAGGTGTCGGGAAGACAACCCTCGTCGAGAGGGTAGCCAAAGAAGTTGACCGCTGGGGCTACATCGTCGGCGGAATGATAACGCAGGAAGTGCGCAGGGGCGGGAGGCGCGTCGGGTTCAAGATAATCACCCTCGACACAGGTGAAGAGGGGACTCTTGCTAGCATCAGGGGAACCTCCCACCTGCCCGGAGTTCCCTTCGGGAAGTACGTCGTCCACGTCGATGAGATTGAACGCGTCGCCGTTCCCGCCATAAAACGCGCTTTGGTCGAGGCCGACCTCATTGTCATCGACGAAATCGGCCCAATGGAATACAAGAGCGACGAGTTTGCCAGGGTTGTTGGGGAAGTCCTGAAGTCGGAGAAGCCCCTTCTGGCAGTCGTCCACAGAAAGATGGTAGACAAGTTCCGGCCACTGGGAGAGATTCACGCGTTAAGCTTTGAGAACAGAAACGCGGAGTTCGGAATAATCCTCGATAGAATTATGAAAGAGCTGAAGGGAATCAGAGGTTGA